A portion of the Candidatus Methylomirabilota bacterium genome contains these proteins:
- a CDS encoding thiamine pyrophosphate-binding protein has product MQLSGADIIVEYLKAEDVTHVFGVVGSSILDLMDSLARSPQIRYVQTQHEQAAAYMADGYARVTGRPGVCVATVGPGATNLIGGVAQAFLESSPVLALCGEVSTLHYGKGASNFHEIEQSLVYKPVTKLAVRIERADRIVEILGKAFRVATSGRKGPVYLGLPRDVQKARIAAPEIPSPRRFKAEGAVRGDAAQIRAAVELLLSASRPVLLAGGGLRWARGRDAMIALAEYLGIPIALTHKGLVPEDHPLCVGLIGTTGCPVAAETVQGSDLILAFGCTFSQVATGSYGNKIVPEKVPIVHVDIDPAEIGKNYPVELGIAGDARSVLEEMLAVLRERGQGPRTNPERRAEIAALRAQWERSLEEGATSDRVPITRLRMLRDLRRVLDRDAIVAAESGATHGWFVYGFPCYEPILEPGDYSIMGSALCMAMAAKIAHPGRQVVSVTGDGAMMMVVGEIATAVANDIPIVIVVPHNGVYGNMLRKQHEHFADRFIGTKLYIPDLGEVARALGAHGERVEKPADLIPAYRRALASMRPALVDVVIGNDWDELEAPTKLRVADRY; this is encoded by the coding sequence ATGCAGCTGAGCGGCGCCGACATCATTGTCGAGTATCTGAAAGCCGAGGACGTGACCCACGTCTTCGGCGTGGTGGGAAGCTCGATCCTCGACCTGATGGATTCCCTCGCGCGCTCGCCCCAGATCCGCTACGTCCAGACGCAGCACGAGCAGGCCGCCGCCTACATGGCCGATGGCTACGCCCGGGTGACGGGCCGCCCGGGGGTGTGCGTCGCCACCGTCGGACCAGGCGCGACCAACCTGATCGGCGGGGTGGCCCAGGCCTTCCTCGAGTCGTCCCCGGTGCTGGCCCTGTGCGGCGAAGTCAGTACGCTCCACTACGGCAAGGGGGCGTCGAACTTCCACGAGATCGAGCAGTCGCTGGTGTACAAGCCGGTGACCAAGCTCGCGGTTCGGATCGAGCGCGCCGATCGGATCGTCGAGATCCTCGGGAAGGCCTTCCGGGTCGCGACCAGCGGCCGGAAGGGGCCGGTCTACCTGGGCCTTCCGCGCGACGTCCAGAAGGCCAGGATCGCCGCGCCCGAGATCCCGTCGCCGCGCCGCTTCAAGGCGGAGGGCGCCGTGCGGGGTGACGCCGCGCAGATCCGTGCCGCGGTGGAGCTGCTCCTGTCGGCGTCCCGTCCGGTGCTCCTCGCCGGCGGGGGGCTCCGGTGGGCGCGGGGCCGAGACGCGATGATCGCGCTCGCCGAGTACCTCGGCATCCCGATCGCTCTCACCCACAAGGGGCTCGTCCCCGAGGACCATCCGCTGTGCGTCGGCCTCATCGGCACGACGGGGTGCCCGGTCGCCGCTGAGACAGTACAAGGATCTGACCTCATCCTTGCCTTCGGGTGCACCTTCAGCCAGGTCGCGACCGGCAGCTACGGCAACAAGATCGTCCCCGAGAAGGTACCCATCGTCCACGTGGACATCGATCCCGCCGAGATCGGCAAGAACTATCCGGTCGAGCTGGGGATCGCCGGTGACGCCCGCTCGGTCCTCGAGGAGATGCTGGCGGTGCTCAGGGAGCGCGGCCAGGGCCCGCGGACCAACCCCGAGCGCCGGGCGGAGATCGCGGCCCTGCGGGCCCAGTGGGAGCGATCGCTGGAGGAGGGGGCGACCTCGGATCGCGTTCCTATCACCCGCTTGCGGATGCTCCGCGACCTGCGCCGCGTGCTCGATCGCGACGCCATCGTGGCCGCCGAGTCCGGGGCGACCCACGGCTGGTTCGTGTACGGGTTCCCCTGTTACGAGCCGATCCTGGAGCCGGGCGACTACAGCATCATGGGCAGCGCCCTTTGCATGGCGATGGCCGCCAAGATCGCGCATCCCGGCCGGCAGGTGGTCTCCGTCACCGGGGATGGCGCGATGATGATGGTGGTGGGCGAGATCGCCACCGCCGTCGCCAACGATATCCCGATCGTGATCGTCGTCCCTCACAACGGCGTCTATGGCAACATGCTGCGCAAGCAGCACGAGCACTTCGCGGACCGGTTCATCGGGACCAAGCTCTACATACCGGACCTCGGCGAGGTGGCCCGGGCCTTGGGCGCCCATGGCGAGCGCGTGGAGAAGCCGGCGGATCTGATCCCGGCCTACCGCCGCGCCCTGGCCAGCATGAGGCCGGCCCTGGTGGATGTGGTCATCGGAAACGACTGGGACGAGCTGGAGGCGCCAACCAAGCTGCGGGTCGCCGACCGCTACTGA
- a CDS encoding extracellular solute-binding protein, with product MPKRPLLTVVIAVGWAVASAGPTWAQDASLDAARKEGKVVWYTVAAVKVAERVAKMFEQHHSGLKVEVHRGGGERMLQRLLQEASAGIKNCDVFETADSGHIPLLKRRGMLARYTPQGADRFPDAFKDTDGMAFAWRAFPVIVQYNPKLVAKSDAPRSWKDLLDPKWKGKLVTAHPGYSGSVLTQIYALVNLYGWDYWKQLAQQKPMIVQSVHDPYQVVTSGERAVGVNGAEYFVYTQRQKGNAVEIVYPQEGVPLITIPVTILNAAPHPNAARLFSDFLFSKPVQQLMADEEGAYVPNPDVSYPADKPRLNELKLLPPVDPDDLERRNEEIKKRFTELFGA from the coding sequence ATGCCGAAGCGTCCGCTCCTCACCGTCGTGATCGCTGTTGGATGGGCCGTGGCCAGCGCCGGCCCCACCTGGGCCCAGGACGCGAGCCTCGACGCGGCCAGGAAGGAAGGGAAGGTCGTCTGGTACACGGTGGCCGCGGTCAAGGTGGCCGAGCGCGTGGCCAAGATGTTCGAGCAGCACCACTCCGGGCTCAAAGTCGAGGTGCACCGCGGGGGTGGCGAGCGAATGCTCCAGCGGCTGCTCCAGGAGGCCTCGGCCGGGATCAAGAACTGCGACGTGTTCGAGACGGCCGACAGCGGCCACATCCCGCTGCTGAAGCGCCGGGGCATGCTGGCCCGCTACACGCCCCAGGGCGCCGATCGGTTCCCGGACGCGTTCAAGGACACCGACGGCATGGCCTTCGCCTGGCGGGCCTTCCCGGTGATCGTCCAGTACAATCCCAAGCTCGTCGCCAAGAGTGACGCGCCCCGGAGCTGGAAGGATCTCCTCGACCCGAAGTGGAAGGGCAAGCTGGTGACGGCCCACCCGGGCTACTCGGGCAGCGTCTTGACTCAAATCTACGCGCTGGTGAACCTCTACGGCTGGGACTACTGGAAGCAGCTCGCCCAGCAGAAACCCATGATCGTCCAGTCGGTCCACGACCCGTATCAGGTCGTGACGTCGGGCGAGCGCGCGGTGGGCGTCAACGGCGCCGAGTACTTTGTCTACACTCAGCGGCAGAAGGGCAACGCCGTGGAGATCGTCTACCCTCAGGAGGGTGTGCCCCTCATCACCATCCCAGTGACGATCCTCAACGCCGCCCCCCACCCGAACGCCGCTCGGCTGTTCAGCGATTTTCTCTTCTCCAAACCGGTCCAGCAGCTCATGGCTGACGAGGAGGGTGCCTACGTCCCGAACCCGGACGTCAGCTACCCCGCCGACAAACCGCGGCTCAACGAGCTCAAGCTCCTGCCCCCGGTTGACCCCGACGACCTCGAACGCCGCAACGAGGAGATCAAGAAGCGCTTCACGGAGCTGTTCGGAGCGTAG
- a CDS encoding cupin domain-containing protein → MGEDGRVFLKGIASQVYGLGDFLRRQRTAPRVRKAGTIVDDASVAHSGDSHESRTWWMLGPGDDPFLTQTIQLHFVELFPGGSNHGHGHQNEALFYILEGRGYEIHDAKRYDWEKDDLVVVHNDSVHRHFNADPDRKAVALIMKAKAAWMYLGLWQQGRSGPVKNEELYGAREEWGRLWTAGVDQRKKVLKPADTRWETTRDGRVRVLSSPQRTDFRAFSMDIYQQEIPVGSRSAKHWHMADEALYVISGRGESLHWDVQAEIADQYYARVSKESSRWKFAAGDVVYVPQNTIHQHFNTGNEPLVLLSAQNRLFKLLGYDSVVYLEDAPEYGGERRAVGAAGRSR, encoded by the coding sequence ATGGGCGAGGACGGCCGGGTTTTCCTGAAGGGGATCGCGTCGCAGGTCTACGGGCTCGGGGATTTCCTGCGACGACAGCGGACCGCGCCCCGGGTTCGCAAGGCGGGCACCATCGTCGACGACGCGAGCGTCGCCCATTCCGGCGACTCGCATGAGTCGCGCACGTGGTGGATGCTGGGGCCAGGTGACGACCCGTTCCTGACCCAGACGATCCAGCTCCACTTCGTCGAGCTCTTCCCGGGAGGCTCGAATCACGGCCACGGCCACCAGAACGAGGCGTTGTTCTACATCCTGGAAGGGCGGGGCTACGAGATCCACGACGCCAAGCGCTACGACTGGGAGAAGGACGACCTGGTCGTCGTCCACAACGATTCGGTGCACCGGCACTTCAACGCCGATCCCGACCGCAAGGCGGTCGCCCTCATCATGAAAGCAAAGGCCGCGTGGATGTACCTCGGCCTCTGGCAGCAGGGGCGGAGCGGCCCCGTGAAGAACGAGGAGCTCTACGGGGCGCGGGAAGAGTGGGGGCGCCTGTGGACCGCCGGGGTGGACCAGCGCAAGAAGGTGCTGAAGCCGGCCGACACGCGCTGGGAGACGACGCGCGACGGGCGCGTGCGGGTGCTGTCGTCGCCGCAGCGGACGGACTTCCGCGCCTTCAGCATGGACATCTACCAGCAGGAGATCCCGGTGGGTAGCCGGTCCGCCAAGCACTGGCACATGGCCGACGAAGCGCTGTACGTGATCTCCGGTCGCGGCGAAAGCCTCCACTGGGACGTGCAGGCGGAGATCGCCGACCAGTACTATGCCCGCGTGAGCAAGGAATCGAGCCGGTGGAAGTTCGCCGCCGGCGACGTCGTCTATGTCCCGCAGAACACCATCCACCAGCACTTCAACACCGGCAACGAGCCGCTCGTGCTGCTGTCGGCCCAGAACCGGCTGTTCAAGCTGCTCGGCTACGATTCCGTGGTGTACCTGGAGGACGCTCCGGAGTACGGTGGGGAACGACGGGCCGTCGGGGCGGCCGGGAGAAGTCGGTAG
- a CDS encoding ABC transporter substrate-binding protein: MRGFALLVGASLALAAGTMEASAAERIRASYGSISGSTVPIWVTKEAGFFERYGLEVELSFIEGGAKAMAALVAGDVPIAQVGGSHVVSSHVAGSGVVILAGVVNLLEYKIIVAKEIIRPQQLRGKKAAVATIGGSGYLAMQVALERWGMAPDKDVALLQIGSQPARLQALMAGGVDAAVLSLPATIRAQKAGFRALLDLSAEAIEYQQLTLATTRAFIQARPETVRRFLRAYVEGIAFLKTNKEESLKIIAKYFRSGERDELEAAYNEYALKIIQRKPYPTLKGLQFVMDELAPKNPKIGSAKPEQFVELRFLKELDESGFIDRLYSDQGR; this comes from the coding sequence ATGCGCGGGTTCGCTCTGCTGGTGGGTGCGTCGCTCGCGCTCGCGGCCGGTACGATGGAGGCGAGCGCGGCCGAGCGCATCCGCGCCTCCTATGGGTCGATCAGTGGATCCACCGTCCCGATCTGGGTCACGAAGGAAGCCGGCTTCTTCGAAAGGTATGGCCTCGAGGTCGAGCTGTCCTTCATCGAGGGCGGGGCCAAGGCGATGGCGGCCCTGGTGGCCGGTGACGTCCCCATCGCCCAGGTCGGTGGCTCTCACGTCGTCTCCAGTCATGTCGCCGGCTCCGGCGTGGTCATCCTGGCCGGCGTGGTCAACCTCCTCGAGTACAAGATCATCGTCGCCAAGGAGATCATCCGACCCCAACAGCTCCGGGGGAAGAAGGCAGCGGTGGCCACCATCGGGGGGTCCGGCTATCTGGCCATGCAGGTCGCGCTCGAGAGGTGGGGGATGGCTCCGGACAAAGACGTGGCGCTGCTCCAGATCGGAAGTCAGCCGGCTCGACTTCAGGCCCTCATGGCGGGCGGCGTGGATGCCGCCGTCCTGTCCCTGCCCGCCACGATCCGGGCCCAGAAGGCCGGGTTCAGGGCCCTCCTGGATCTGAGCGCGGAGGCGATCGAGTACCAGCAGCTCACGCTCGCCACGACGCGAGCCTTCATTCAAGCGCGCCCGGAGACTGTGCGGAGGTTCCTCCGCGCCTACGTGGAGGGCATCGCGTTTCTCAAAACCAACAAGGAGGAGAGTCTCAAGATCATCGCGAAATATTTCCGGTCAGGCGAACGGGACGAGCTGGAAGCGGCGTACAACGAGTACGCCCTGAAGATCATCCAACGGAAGCCGTATCCGACGCTGAAGGGGCTCCAGTTCGTGATGGACGAGCTGGCGCCCAAGAACCCGAAGATCGGGAGCGCCAAACCCGAACAGTTCGTCGAGCTGCGCTTCCTCAAGGAGCTGGACGAGTCCGGGTTCATCGACCGTCTCTACTCCGATCAGGGGCGATAG
- a CDS encoding SMP-30/gluconolactonase/LRE family protein produces the protein MGLSRREFLAAGTAAATLAVAPRAFAQWQPSQRYPDPSIQIVDQSFARYRLALAKVERLAAGFRWCEGPVWFGDGRSLLWSDIPNNRIMRWDEETSVASVFRKPSNFANGNTRDRQGRLLTCEHGTRRVSRTEYDGAITTVADRYEGKPLNSPNDIVCKSDGSIWFTDPPFGILGYYEGYVAKPELPTNVYRVDGKSGQITVVAGDINRPNGLAFSPDESKHYIIEAGVSPRVIQAYDVADGGTRLTNKRKLLDAGPGTPDGMRCDVDGNLWVGWGMGQEGLDGVSIFNPDGRLIGRINLPERCANLCFGGIYRNRLFMCGSTAIYSLYVNTQGAVGG, from the coding sequence ATGGGGCTGAGCAGAAGGGAGTTCCTGGCGGCAGGGACCGCGGCCGCGACGCTGGCCGTGGCGCCGCGCGCGTTCGCGCAATGGCAGCCGAGTCAGCGCTACCCGGACCCGTCTATCCAGATCGTCGATCAGAGCTTCGCGCGCTACCGGCTCGCGCTGGCCAAGGTCGAGCGGCTCGCGGCCGGCTTCCGCTGGTGCGAAGGGCCGGTGTGGTTCGGCGACGGGCGCTCCCTGCTGTGGAGCGACATTCCGAACAACCGCATCATGAGGTGGGACGAAGAGACCAGCGTGGCCAGCGTGTTCCGCAAGCCTTCGAACTTCGCCAACGGCAATACGCGCGACCGGCAGGGCCGGCTGCTCACCTGCGAGCACGGCACCCGGCGGGTGTCGCGCACCGAGTACGACGGCGCCATCACCACGGTCGCCGACCGCTACGAAGGCAAGCCCCTCAATTCGCCGAACGACATCGTGTGCAAGTCCGATGGCTCGATCTGGTTTACCGACCCTCCGTTCGGCATCCTCGGCTACTACGAGGGCTACGTGGCGAAGCCGGAGCTGCCGACCAACGTGTATCGCGTGGATGGCAAGAGCGGGCAGATCACGGTCGTGGCGGGCGACATCAACCGGCCGAACGGCCTCGCCTTCTCGCCCGACGAGTCGAAGCACTACATCATCGAGGCGGGTGTCTCACCGCGCGTCATCCAGGCCTACGACGTCGCGGACGGCGGCACCCGGCTCACCAACAAGCGGAAGCTTCTCGACGCCGGCCCCGGCACGCCGGACGGGATGCGCTGCGACGTGGACGGCAACCTTTGGGTCGGCTGGGGCATGGGCCAGGAGGGGCTCGACGGCGTGTCGATCTTCAACCCGGATGGCCGGCTCATCGGCCGCATCAATCTGCCCGAGCGCTGCGCGAACCTCTGCTTCGGCGGCATCTACCGCAACCGGCTCTTCATGTGCGGGAGCACGGCGATCTATTCGCTCTACGTGAACACCCAGGGTGCAGTAGGAGGTTGA
- a CDS encoding UbiD family decarboxylase translates to MDYSDLRDWLARVEELGELRKIEGAHWRLEMGAVTELLYRRGPQPPPAILFDRVPGYPPGYRTLFGMTCSVKRMALTLGLPMVESGLELVQAYRRKIRDFHPIPPKVVKNGPVAEHVDEGDTVDLLKFPVPLHHEKDGGRYIGTGCLVVTRDPDEGWINLGTYRGMVHDRTTVGLYISPGKHGRIHRQKYFERGTPCPVVVSVGQDPALFLASGNEVPYGLSELDYAGGFKGSPIEVIEGRHTGLPIPAAAEIAYEGEMLPKEGKDEGPFGEWTGYYASGERAEPFVRVKAVYHRDDPILTCARPSRPPSDYSFSKGIVKSALIWDQVEKMGIPNVKGVWCHEAGGGRLFNIISIKQAYPGHAKQAALAASQCAAGNYLGRYVIVVDDDIDPTSTFDVIWALATRSDPERSIDIIRRAWSGPLDPAIRPGQKGLNSRALIDACRPWEWRDEFPPVAEASPELLDETFRKWRGILGL, encoded by the coding sequence ATGGATTATAGCGATCTCCGGGACTGGCTGGCGAGGGTCGAGGAGCTGGGTGAGCTCCGGAAGATCGAGGGGGCCCACTGGCGGCTCGAGATGGGAGCGGTCACCGAGCTCCTCTATCGGCGCGGTCCCCAGCCGCCTCCCGCGATCCTCTTCGACAGGGTGCCCGGCTACCCACCGGGCTACCGGACGCTCTTCGGGATGACCTGCTCCGTGAAGCGGATGGCGCTCACGCTGGGACTTCCCATGGTGGAGAGCGGTCTCGAGCTGGTGCAGGCCTACCGGCGGAAGATCCGCGACTTCCACCCCATCCCACCGAAAGTCGTGAAGAACGGGCCGGTCGCCGAGCACGTGGACGAGGGCGACACGGTAGACCTCCTCAAGTTCCCCGTACCCCTGCACCACGAGAAGGACGGAGGGCGGTACATCGGTACGGGATGCCTGGTCGTCACGCGCGATCCCGACGAGGGCTGGATCAACCTCGGGACGTACCGCGGAATGGTTCACGACCGGACGACCGTGGGACTCTACATCTCGCCCGGCAAGCACGGCCGGATCCATCGGCAGAAGTACTTCGAGCGCGGCACGCCCTGCCCGGTGGTGGTTTCGGTCGGCCAGGACCCGGCACTCTTCCTCGCCTCGGGCAACGAGGTGCCCTACGGTCTCTCGGAGCTGGACTACGCGGGCGGCTTCAAGGGGTCGCCGATCGAGGTCATCGAGGGGCGCCATACGGGTCTTCCCATCCCTGCCGCCGCCGAGATCGCGTATGAGGGCGAGATGCTCCCCAAGGAGGGCAAGGACGAGGGGCCGTTCGGGGAGTGGACGGGCTACTACGCCAGCGGCGAGCGCGCCGAGCCGTTCGTACGCGTCAAGGCCGTCTACCACCGGGACGATCCCATCCTGACGTGCGCGCGGCCCAGCCGGCCGCCGTCGGACTACTCCTTCAGCAAGGGCATCGTGAAGTCCGCGCTCATCTGGGATCAGGTCGAGAAGATGGGAATCCCGAACGTGAAGGGCGTCTGGTGTCACGAGGCCGGCGGCGGGCGGCTCTTCAACATCATCTCGATCAAGCAGGCCTATCCGGGCCATGCCAAGCAGGCCGCCCTGGCCGCCTCCCAGTGCGCCGCCGGAAACTATCTCGGGCGCTACGTGATCGTGGTGGACGACGATATCGATCCCACCAGCACCTTCGACGTCATCTGGGCGCTGGCGACGCGTTCGGACCCCGAGCGCTCGATCGACATCATCCGGCGGGCGTGGAGTGGCCCTCTCGACCCCGCGATCCGGCCGGGGCAGAAGGGCTTGAACTCCCGGGCCCTCATCGACGCCTGCCGTCCCTGGGAGTGGCGCGACGAATTCCCCCCGGTGGCCGAGGCGAGCCCCGAATTGCTGGACGAAACGTTCCGAAAATGGCGCGGCATCCTCGGTCTGTAG
- a CDS encoding VOC family protein encodes MPKIKHIALSTQDVDKTATFYIEVFGMKEIAKIDGPGARGYYLSDGDINLAILNFKNDAAAGVERGKDYSGIHHIGFQVESLEVIAEKLAEAGSEPRADVNQALEVGQGRQHHANVEVKYSGPDGIMLDVSETGWVGTSGFGS; translated from the coding sequence ATGCCAAAGATCAAGCACATCGCCCTTTCTACCCAGGATGTGGACAAGACCGCCACGTTCTACATCGAAGTCTTCGGCATGAAGGAAATCGCCAAGATCGACGGCCCGGGGGCCCGCGGCTACTACCTCAGCGACGGCGATATCAATCTGGCGATCCTCAACTTCAAGAACGATGCGGCAGCCGGGGTCGAGCGCGGCAAGGACTACAGTGGCATCCACCACATCGGTTTTCAGGTCGAGAGCCTGGAAGTGATCGCCGAAAAGCTGGCTGAAGCCGGTTCCGAGCCCCGCGCTGACGTCAACCAGGCCCTCGAGGTGGGCCAGGGCCGTCAACATCATGCCAACGTCGAGGTGAAGTACAGTGGCCCCGACGGGATCATGCTGGACGTCTCGGAGACGGGGTGGGTCGGTACCTCGGGATTTGGCAGCTAG